Proteins encoded in a region of the Malaciobacter mytili LMG 24559 genome:
- a CDS encoding metal/formaldehyde-sensitive transcriptional repressor produces the protein MAHTIANKEKLILRIKKIKGQLNSIEKSLEDEKDCFKILQQISASRGAIQSLMSEVLDGHIKEHLGNHVSEEQREIEIENLATLLKSYLK, from the coding sequence ATGGCACATACAATTGCAAATAAAGAGAAACTGATTTTAAGAATTAAAAAAATAAAAGGTCAGTTAAATAGTATAGAAAAATCTTTAGAAGATGAAAAAGATTGTTTTAAAATATTACAACAGATAAGTGCTAGCAGAGGAGCAATACAATCACTTATGAGTGAAGTTTTAGATGGACATATAAAAGAGCATTTGGGAAATCATGTTAGTGAAGAACAAAGAGAAATTGAAATAGAAAATTTAGCTACACTTTTAAAAAGTTATCTAAAATAA
- a CDS encoding Fic family protein, with translation MNKRWIWEFENYPSFEYDVKNINPLIKDIIFLQGTLSTLCSFASKEKIQEKLAETLTDEIISSSAIEGEFLNRDSVRKSIAKKLGIEEYTNTDYVTDGLVSILIDACTNYNDELDIERLKKWHSAIFPTGRNHEGTKIDVGELRGDNEMTVSGSGPKEIVYYQAPPPDILFDEMVDFFDWFNKTEDGLIKAAIAHLWFLIIHPFDDGNGRIARTISEYVLARVENSYYSKIYSISKTSYERKKDYYEVLEKTTGFRKKDNPLDITLWIEYFLKTLLKSLQESRAGIQYIIEKTKFWDLHKDKDLNARQIKVLNKVLDIGIENYEGGITKSKYVAITKASTSTASNDLKQLLEWNCIKQIEGTSGRGTKYTILLGN, from the coding sequence ATGAATAAAAGATGGATTTGGGAATTTGAAAATTACCCATCATTTGAATATGATGTAAAAAATATTAATCCACTAATAAAAGATATTATATTTTTACAAGGCACATTATCAACTCTTTGTTCATTTGCATCTAAAGAAAAGATACAAGAAAAATTAGCTGAAACATTAACAGATGAAATTATTAGTAGTTCAGCAATAGAAGGTGAGTTTCTAAATAGAGATAGTGTTAGAAAATCTATTGCTAAAAAACTAGGTATAGAGGAATATACAAATACTGATTATGTAACTGATGGTCTTGTAAGTATTTTAATTGATGCCTGCACAAATTATAATGATGAGTTAGATATTGAAAGACTTAAAAAATGGCATAGTGCAATATTTCCAACAGGAAGAAATCATGAAGGAACTAAAATTGATGTAGGTGAGTTAAGAGGAGATAATGAAATGACAGTAAGTGGAAGTGGACCTAAAGAAATAGTTTACTATCAAGCTCCTCCTCCTGATATACTTTTTGATGAAATGGTTGATTTTTTTGACTGGTTCAATAAAACTGAAGATGGATTGATTAAGGCAGCTATTGCTCATTTATGGTTTTTAATCATACATCCTTTTGATGATGGAAATGGAAGAATCGCAAGAACAATATCTGAATATGTATTAGCAAGAGTAGAAAATTCATATTACTCAAAAATATATTCAATTTCAAAAACTAGTTATGAAAGAAAAAAAGATTATTATGAAGTTCTTGAAAAAACTACAGGATTTAGAAAAAAAGATAATCCACTAGATATTACTTTGTGGATAGAATATTTCTTAAAAACTTTATTAAAATCATTACAAGAATCAAGAGCAGGAATTCAATATATAATAGAAAAAACAAAATTTTGGGATTTACACAAAGATAAAGACTTAAATGCGAGACAAATTAAGGTTTTAAATAAAGTTCTTGATATAGGAATTGAAAACTATGAAGGAGGTATTACAAAATCAAAATATGTAGCAATTACTAAAGCTTCAACATCAACTGCTTCAAATGATTTAAAACAATTACTTGAGTGGAATTGTATTAAACAAATTGAAGGAACTTCAGGAAGAGGAACAAAATATACTATTTTGTTAGGTAATTAA
- a CDS encoding site-specific DNA-methyltransferase, whose protein sequence is MPTLNWIGKENVINHHNEIEYNVLACKENFGEKNSGNLLVKGDNLLALKALLPYYANQIKMIYIDPPYNTGNTSWVYNDAVDSHIIKKWLHATVDKEDLSRTDKWLCMMYPRLKLLHKFLKEDGVIFISIDEAEINTLKLIMDEIFGSQNYATTLFWQSRTSKQNDTDISTNGEYILAYAKNRRLKDRRLKETNISSWFNDESFVFYPDEVDIKRYSNPDNDPRGPWKADPFDAPNIRENLTYEIVNPITKVKYLPPEGRCWRTEESSYDKLYEDERIIFGADGLGKPQLKVFYEEKKIFGEVPTTWLPGNDYGTTTSASKELKNIFGKKVFDYPKPVELIKHLLHLATKDGDIVLDSFAGSGSTAQAVLEQNQKDGFNRKFILIEMEEYAEEITANRIKKVIKGYEFTGTQKTELFKKKLGMAQILKPNIMEKLSIDIENTITEQTPNFDKISKSFKENTVTLIGQNNIKKFKKGIGGGFQYCELSEPLFDEYGLLNEKISHSTLAKHLYFTEFGQALNIQITNENYLGTINNVSLYLFSKEDFKKNNFNQIIKNNNQQSIVYADRTTISEYELSKHNITFKQLPFSIKDK, encoded by the coding sequence ATGCCTACACTCAACTGGATTGGTAAAGAAAATGTTATTAACCATCACAATGAAATTGAATACAATGTATTAGCATGTAAAGAAAATTTTGGAGAGAAAAACAGTGGTAATTTATTAGTTAAAGGAGATAATCTCTTGGCTCTTAAAGCACTATTACCTTATTATGCTAATCAAATTAAAATGATTTATATTGACCCTCCATATAACACAGGAAATACATCATGGGTCTACAATGATGCTGTGGATTCTCATATTATAAAAAAATGGCTTCATGCAACAGTAGACAAAGAAGATTTATCTAGAACTGACAAGTGGCTTTGTATGATGTATCCAAGATTAAAGCTTTTACATAAATTTTTGAAAGAAGATGGTGTAATTTTTATATCTATAGATGAAGCAGAGATAAATACATTAAAATTAATAATGGATGAAATATTTGGAAGTCAAAATTATGCTACAACGTTATTTTGGCAATCTCGTACATCTAAACAGAATGACACTGATATTAGTACTAATGGTGAATATATATTAGCTTATGCAAAAAACAGAAGATTAAAAGATAGGAGATTAAAAGAAACAAATATTTCTAGTTGGTTTAATGATGAATCATTTGTATTTTATCCAGATGAAGTTGATATTAAAAGATATTCTAATCCTGATAATGATCCTAGAGGTCCTTGGAAAGCAGATCCTTTTGATGCACCAAATATCAGAGAAAATTTAACTTATGAAATTGTAAATCCCATCACTAAAGTTAAATATTTACCTCCTGAAGGTAGATGTTGGAGAACAGAGGAATCAAGTTACGATAAATTGTATGAAGATGAAAGAATAATATTTGGTGCTGATGGATTAGGGAAACCACAATTAAAAGTATTTTATGAAGAAAAAAAGATATTTGGTGAAGTTCCTACAACTTGGCTGCCTGGTAATGATTATGGAACAACAACATCAGCTTCAAAAGAATTAAAAAATATATTTGGTAAAAAAGTATTTGATTATCCTAAGCCTGTTGAATTAATAAAGCACTTACTACATCTTGCTACAAAAGATGGAGATATAGTGTTAGATTCATTTGCAGGGAGTGGATCAACTGCTCAAGCAGTTTTAGAGCAAAATCAAAAAGACGGATTTAATAGAAAATTTATTCTTATTGAAATGGAAGAATATGCAGAAGAAATTACAGCTAATCGAATAAAAAAAGTTATTAAAGGGTATGAATTTACAGGAACCCAAAAAACTGAATTATTTAAAAAGAAATTAGGTATGGCACAAATATTAAAGCCAAACATTATGGAAAAATTGTCAATCGATATTGAAAATACGATTACTGAACAAACACCAAATTTTGACAAAATATCAAAATCATTTAAAGAAAATACAGTAACTTTAATTGGACAAAATAATATAAAAAAATTTAAAAAAGGGATTGGTGGAGGTTTTCAGTATTGTGAATTATCAGAACCTCTTTTTGATGAATATGGTTTATTGAATGAAAAAATATCACATTCAACACTCGCTAAACATCTTTACTTTACAGAATTTGGACAAGCATTAAATATACAAATAACAAATGAAAATTATTTAGGGACCATTAATAATGTTTCACTTTATTTGTTTTCGAAAGAAGATTTCAAAAAAAATAATTTTAATCAAATTATTAAAAACAATAATCAACAATCAATAGTATATGCAGATAGAACTACAATATCAGAATATGAATTATCTAAACACAATATCACATTTAAACAATTACCATTCTCGATTAAGGATAAATAG
- a CDS encoding DEAD/DEAH box helicase: MELKIYQQEALNTLISFCKNYKKSSGKVEEAFNNTLKNSEQFSEPYEPYLKVKESTAPYLCIRIPTGGGKTLIAAKSLKPVIEELYESDKTFLVIWLAPKDIIVNQTIKALKNPKHSYRKAIEEDFPSASINVMRLKDALKNTFNKKTDITILVGSMQSFNVGNDDIRKFYELNSNYANFLENSKYQDEPSLANAIKQSSPYIIIDEAHKVRANLSLSNIINLNPSFVLELTATPERNHKPNAGKYASNIIYSVSASQLKAENMIKLPIILETVDNWEKTVKYSKDRRENLDALAISEKKYIRPIVLFRAEPDRNEDSITYERIKNYLLKIGVKENEIVIATGTIKELDNISSRGCKSIEDKECPVKYIITVDALKEGWDCPFAYVLGVVSDLSSATSVEQLLGRILRNPYVEQKENEELNYSYAIVSSKKFQETAQTLKDQLIDNGFEEIEANLSIIKDPHTNPEANSIGGLFDIDSLHENNSIDVSNFDIGQVSIKNQEAIDYNNITKKFTLFKRPINPNSLKKELRSAIQDENEYKQVEKLIDEAISNKIIRISQNGDFSIPLLTIKNDQGIFEVFEESHIQEHINWTEEEFLAQAFLTEDEFHIEENSTVESIDIDSKTKKVVINPLRERLVHFSKNQLFKTNIEPRDIIKVILSNNSKELNSSPSKSVQKFASHVIRNLIDKGYSIDDLYIYRIKLKKAIMKKIKDTNQLNKTKYFNSLFDNFDFEVSPNIQFTFSKQTYPTSNIDARSSEFKKHYYPNRIQMLGKKEEYECAKYIDKLENIETWIRNIDRRPDYSFWLQTSTDKFYPDFILKLINGKILVIEYKGEDRSTNDDSKEKNKVGSVWEDLNPNVGFIMVSANDYMHKIKNKIDRLLY, from the coding sequence GTGGAATTAAAAATATATCAACAAGAAGCACTTAATACACTTATTTCATTTTGTAAAAACTATAAAAAATCATCTGGTAAAGTAGAAGAAGCTTTTAACAATACATTGAAAAATTCAGAACAGTTTTCTGAACCATATGAACCCTATTTAAAAGTTAAAGAATCAACTGCTCCTTATCTATGCATTAGAATACCTACGGGTGGAGGTAAAACATTAATAGCTGCTAAAAGTTTGAAACCAGTAATAGAAGAATTATATGAAAGTGATAAAACATTTTTAGTAATTTGGTTGGCTCCAAAAGATATCATAGTCAATCAAACAATTAAAGCCCTCAAAAATCCAAAACACTCTTATAGAAAAGCCATAGAAGAAGACTTCCCCTCAGCTTCTATAAATGTAATGAGATTAAAAGATGCGTTAAAAAATACTTTTAATAAAAAGACAGACATTACAATTTTAGTTGGAAGTATGCAATCATTTAATGTTGGGAATGATGATATTAGAAAATTTTATGAATTAAATAGTAATTATGCAAATTTTTTAGAAAATAGCAAATATCAAGATGAGCCAAGTCTTGCAAATGCAATTAAGCAATCATCTCCATATATTATTATTGATGAAGCACATAAAGTACGTGCAAATTTAAGCTTATCTAATATAATTAATTTAAATCCTTCTTTTGTTCTTGAGCTAACGGCAACACCTGAAAGGAATCATAAGCCAAATGCAGGTAAATATGCAAGTAATATTATATATAGTGTATCAGCAAGTCAATTAAAAGCTGAAAATATGATTAAGTTACCAATTATTTTAGAAACAGTTGATAATTGGGAGAAAACTGTTAAATATTCTAAAGATAGAAGAGAGAATCTTGATGCATTAGCAATTAGTGAAAAAAAATATATTCGACCTATTGTACTTTTTAGAGCAGAACCAGATCGAAATGAAGACTCTATAACTTATGAAAGAATAAAGAATTACTTGTTAAAAATAGGAGTAAAAGAAAATGAAATAGTAATTGCAACAGGAACTATTAAAGAATTAGACAATATATCAAGTAGAGGTTGTAAGTCTATTGAAGATAAAGAATGCCCTGTTAAATATATAATTACAGTTGATGCTTTAAAAGAAGGGTGGGACTGTCCATTTGCTTATGTATTAGGCGTTGTTTCAGATTTAAGTTCAGCAACTTCAGTTGAGCAATTGTTAGGAAGAATATTACGTAATCCCTATGTTGAACAAAAAGAAAATGAAGAATTAAATTATTCTTATGCAATCGTTTCATCTAAAAAATTTCAAGAAACAGCACAAACACTAAAAGATCAATTAATAGATAATGGTTTTGAAGAAATTGAAGCTAATTTGAGTATTATAAAAGATCCCCATACTAATCCTGAAGCAAATTCTATTGGTGGGTTATTTGATATTGATAGCTTGCATGAAAACAATAGTATTGATGTATCAAATTTTGATATTGGGCAAGTTAGTATAAAAAATCAAGAAGCTATAGATTACAATAATATTACCAAAAAGTTTACATTATTTAAACGACCAATAAATCCTAACTCTCTTAAAAAAGAACTAAGATCAGCTATACAAGATGAGAATGAATATAAACAAGTTGAGAAATTAATAGATGAAGCTATTTCTAATAAAATTATACGTATCTCACAAAATGGAGATTTTTCAATTCCTCTATTGACAATCAAGAATGATCAAGGTATTTTTGAAGTATTTGAAGAAAGTCATATTCAAGAACATATTAATTGGACAGAAGAAGAATTTCTAGCTCAAGCATTTCTGACTGAAGATGAATTCCATATTGAAGAAAATTCTACAGTTGAGTCAATAGATATTGACTCGAAGACTAAAAAAGTTGTTATTAATCCACTTAGAGAAAGATTAGTACATTTTTCTAAGAATCAATTATTTAAAACCAATATTGAACCAAGAGACATAATAAAAGTTATTCTTAGTAATAACAGCAAAGAATTAAATAGTAGTCCAAGTAAAAGCGTACAAAAATTTGCCTCACATGTTATTAGAAATTTAATTGATAAAGGATATAGCATAGATGATCTATATATTTATAGAATTAAATTAAAAAAAGCTATAATGAAAAAAATTAAAGATACTAATCAATTGAATAAAACAAAATATTTTAATAGTTTGTTTGATAATTTTGATTTTGAAGTTTCTCCAAATATTCAATTTACATTTAGTAAACAAACATATCCTACTTCAAATATCGATGCTCGTAGTTCAGAATTTAAAAAACACTATTATCCTAATAGAATACAAATGCTAGGAAAAAAAGAAGAATATGAATGTGCAAAATACATTGACAAGCTTGAAAATATTGAAACTTGGATTAGAAATATAGACAGAAGACCTGATTATTCTTTTTGGCTTCAAACTTCAACCGACAAATTTTATCCAGATTTTATTCTCAAATTAATAAATGGGAAAATATTAGTTATTGAATACAAGGGTGAAGATCGATCAACAAATGATGATAGTAAGGAAAAGAATAAAGTTGGAAGTGTTTGGGAAGACTTAAATCCAAATGTTGGCTTTATAATGGTTAGTGCAAATGATTATATGCACAAAATAAAAAATAAAATCGATAGACTTTTGTATTAA
- a CDS encoding tyrosine-type recombinase/integrase, translating to MKLFEMIKLFEAHCIYEKNLSSKTVKAYNIDLKQFREYKDSENSSLDLFDKIYIKEYVKYLFEQELKAKSIKRKVGTLKTFFNFLEFEEFIEFSPFKKMQLSIKLPKRLPKTIDKKDLRRFFKFIYAYKENIEDKNSYTYYAAVRDIAVTELLFATGMRVSELCHLKPTDINIQRGIVNIFGKGSKERAIQICDPEVKQSLVEYYKLFNKKIYEKNFFFINRLNNMLSEDSVRHMIKRYQLLSGIRKHVTPHQFRHTLATGLLEENVDIRYIQNILGHSSILTTQIYTVVNSQHQKKILKTRHPRKHLNIH from the coding sequence ATGAAACTATTTGAAATGATAAAATTATTTGAAGCACATTGTATTTATGAGAAAAATTTAAGTAGTAAAACAGTTAAAGCTTACAATATAGATTTAAAGCAATTTAGAGAATATAAAGATAGTGAGAATAGTTCACTTGATTTATTTGATAAAATTTATATTAAAGAGTATGTAAAATATTTATTTGAGCAGGAATTAAAAGCAAAAAGTATTAAACGTAAAGTCGGAACATTAAAGACATTTTTTAATTTTTTAGAATTTGAAGAGTTTATTGAGTTTAGTCCATTTAAAAAAATGCAATTATCAATAAAACTACCAAAGAGACTTCCTAAAACTATAGATAAAAAAGACCTAAGACGTTTCTTTAAATTTATATATGCATATAAAGAAAATATAGAAGATAAAAATTCATATACTTATTATGCAGCAGTAAGAGATATTGCAGTAACAGAACTGCTATTTGCAACAGGGATGAGAGTCTCAGAGCTTTGTCATTTAAAACCAACTGATATTAATATACAAAGAGGAATTGTCAATATTTTTGGAAAAGGATCAAAAGAAAGAGCCATTCAGATTTGCGACCCTGAAGTAAAACAATCTCTTGTAGAATATTATAAACTATTTAATAAAAAAATTTATGAAAAAAACTTCTTCTTTATTAACAGACTTAATAATATGCTTTCTGAAGATTCTGTAAGGCATATGATAAAAAGATACCAATTATTATCAGGAATTAGAAAACATGTGACCCCTCATCAATTTAGACATACACTAGCAACAGGATTATTAGAGGAAAATGTTGATATTAGATACATTCAAAATATTTTAGGACATTCATCAATCTTAACTACACAGATATATACAGTAGTCAATTCTCAACATCAAAAAAAGATTTTAAAAACTAGACATCCTAGAAAACATCTAAATATTCATTAA
- a CDS encoding class I SAM-dependent DNA methyltransferase yields the protein MKPEEIGKAYNQITHIWDSKKFDMSNGIAQHKKAISFVKNRGNALDIGCGCTGRFIELLLNEGFIPIGLDISDKMLNIARKKHPKVHFIQADICKYKLSEKYDFITAWDSIWHVPLLEQRNVLYKIIESLNVGGVFIFSFGGTDEEGAHINNFMGPDVYYSSLGLNGFIKLFIELGCIIRHLEFDQYPEVHTYLVVEKV from the coding sequence GTGAAACCAGAAGAGATAGGAAAAGCATATAATCAAATTACTCACATTTGGGATAGTAAAAAATTTGATATGAGTAATGGTATTGCTCAGCACAAAAAAGCAATAAGCTTTGTTAAAAATCGTGGTAACGCTTTAGATATTGGCTGTGGATGTACTGGTCGATTTATTGAATTACTCTTAAATGAAGGTTTTATACCTATTGGTTTAGATATTTCAGACAAGATGCTAAATATTGCACGAAAAAAACATCCAAAGGTTCACTTTATACAAGCTGATATTTGCAAATACAAGTTGTCTGAAAAGTATGACTTTATAACAGCATGGGACAGTATTTGGCATGTTCCTCTATTGGAGCAACGAAATGTTCTTTATAAAATTATTGAAAGTCTTAATGTTGGTGGAGTATTTATATTTTCATTTGGAGGTACAGATGAAGAAGGTGCTCATATTAACAATTTTATGGGACCTGATGTTTATTATTCATCACTTGGACTAAATGGTTTCATAAAATTATTCATTGAATTAGGATGTATTATCAGACACTTAGAGTTTGATCAATATCCAGAAGTTCATACCTACCTTGTGGTAGAAAAAGTCTAA
- a CDS encoding AMP-binding protein: MKKNYYNILKYKIFKNLFDLDNAPCLYFLTKKDEQSINRKNLNKLSLNLASHFIDKFPKDKYILVCMDPSIEFVVTLIGSIYSKITIVPIPVPRSKTEITRIKNIINELNIKTVITTPKYKKYFVDNNSLLNLDSIFSFDDELITDIKDNIINQENVFYELEKKTLNKEYKEVVVQYTSGTTNIPKGVKITSFNILKNYEELDKKWRFDTNKNFLTWLPIFHDMGLFSIIYCFLISGMKTYLMTPQEFIKNPINWLKLISEKKIYISGGPPFAYEMCTKILNENNNFDFDLSNWKLAFCGADYVSHQLLEEFRTSTNKYKLNKNSVFATYGMAEATLFILGEPFWENIAFDKKNIRTFSEGCYFSEESLTNLLIYNNSSKKIVKEKEEGEILICGDNLTKEYISQKLDTIHINGKEWFKTGDIGFIDKNCLFISGRIKNLIKIYGRNLFSNDIINVLANEFKDIHFSKSLIFKANELSNSVVVIIELNKKISSYEKDFLISLKENIKNVLFKEFGLSVENLIIVSRGSLPKTTSGKLQQIRIKELYKKGLLTNE, from the coding sequence ATGAAAAAAAATTATTACAATATACTTAAATATAAGATTTTTAAAAATCTTTTTGATTTAGACAACGCACCTTGCCTATATTTTTTAACCAAAAAAGATGAACAATCAATAAATAGAAAAAATTTAAATAAGTTATCTCTAAATCTAGCATCACACTTTATAGATAAGTTTCCAAAAGATAAATATATTTTAGTATGCATGGATCCTAGTATAGAATTTGTAGTAACACTTATAGGTTCTATATATTCAAAAATAACTATTGTTCCTATTCCTGTACCAAGAAGTAAAACAGAGATAACAAGAATAAAAAATATTATAAATGAATTAAATATAAAAACAGTAATAACTACCCCTAAATATAAAAAATATTTTGTTGATAATAACTCTTTATTAAATTTGGATTCTATTTTTTCATTTGATGATGAGTTAATAACTGATATAAAAGATAATATAATTAATCAAGAAAATGTATTTTATGAATTAGAAAAAAAGACATTGAATAAAGAGTATAAAGAGGTTGTCGTTCAATACACATCAGGAACTACCAATATACCTAAAGGTGTAAAAATTACAAGTTTTAATATTTTAAAAAATTATGAAGAATTAGATAAAAAATGGAGATTTGATACTAATAAAAATTTTTTAACATGGCTTCCAATATTTCATGACATGGGATTATTTAGTATTATTTATTGTTTTTTAATAAGCGGAATGAAAACTTATTTAATGACTCCACAAGAATTTATAAAAAACCCAATTAATTGGTTAAAACTTATTAGTGAAAAAAAAATTTATATAAGTGGTGGTCCTCCTTTTGCTTATGAAATGTGTACTAAAATATTAAATGAAAACAATAATTTTGATTTTGATTTATCAAATTGGAAATTGGCTTTTTGTGGAGCTGATTATGTTTCGCATCAACTTCTTGAAGAATTTAGAACTTCAACAAATAAATATAAGTTAAATAAAAATTCTGTTTTTGCTACATATGGAATGGCCGAAGCAACCTTATTTATATTAGGAGAACCTTTTTGGGAAAATATCGCTTTTGATAAAAAGAATATTAGAACATTTTCAGAAGGATGCTATTTTTCAGAAGAATCTTTAACAAATCTATTAATATATAATAATAGTTCAAAAAAAATTGTAAAAGAAAAAGAGGAAGGAGAAATCCTTATTTGTGGAGATAATTTAACTAAAGAGTATATTTCACAAAAACTAGATACTATTCATATAAATGGAAAAGAATGGTTTAAAACAGGAGATATAGGTTTTATTGATAAAAACTGTCTTTTTATATCAGGTAGAATTAAAAATTTAATTAAAATATATGGTAGAAATCTATTCTCAAATGATATTATAAATGTTTTAGCAAACGAATTTAAAGATATTCATTTTTCAAAATCATTAATTTTTAAAGCTAATGAATTATCTAACTCTGTAGTTGTAATAATTGAATTAAATAAAAAAATTTCTTCCTATGAAAAAGATTTTTTAATTTCTTTAAAAGAGAATATAAAAAATGTTTTATTTAAAGAATTTGGACTAAGTGTTGAAAATTTAATTATAGTTAGCAGAGGGAGTTTACCAAAAACAACAAGTGGAAAACTTCAACAAATAAGAATAAAAGAGTTATATAAAAAAGGATTACTTACAAATGAATAA
- a CDS encoding cytochrome P450 — translation MNNIKIITSQTISQQILKSPKMRAFNIVPYLEELQEKSNEDFKELIEICKSMLSFMNGAEHLKLRKIISKPMSMKSISIYKDQINNIIEKILDNFLKESNPDLVLHFTNPLYISIIEDIFGFKIKDKDVFLKNIELSTTITEPLLSIKSLKKLQKNYLELAEEIHKQIIIEKNSGLLDEISKNMKENIEEKQLIIILMTLVIASRTTTESLVCILCEYNNLDNEIKNKMIDEFWLMHNVDHLVRLCASTKYLTRVANEDISFDDLHLKKDEQIIIDVYKANRDTSFYENNIDFSQLSNKENSHIGFGGGSHICSGLHFAKLVIIATIPRFFNKIKQFKYDKNKITYQFSTFAKRAKSCPITFDN, via the coding sequence ATGAATAATATAAAAATTATTACTTCACAAACTATTAGCCAACAAATTTTGAAATCCCCTAAAATGAGAGCTTTTAATATTGTGCCATATCTTGAAGAATTACAAGAAAAATCAAATGAAGATTTTAAAGAATTAATTGAAATTTGTAAATCTATGCTTTCTTTTATGAATGGAGCAGAACATCTAAAGTTAAGAAAAATAATTTCTAAGCCAATGTCAATGAAATCAATTTCTATATATAAAGACCAAATAAATAACATTATTGAAAAGATTTTAGATAATTTTTTAAAGGAATCTAATCCTGATTTAGTTTTACATTTTACAAACCCACTTTATATTAGTATCATTGAAGATATTTTTGGTTTTAAAATTAAAGATAAAGATGTTTTTTTAAAAAATATTGAACTTTCAACTACAATTACTGAACCTTTGTTATCCATTAAGAGTTTAAAAAAACTTCAAAAAAACTATTTAGAATTAGCAGAAGAAATTCATAAACAAATAATTATTGAAAAAAATAGTGGATTATTAGATGAAATATCAAAAAATATGAAAGAAAATATAGAAGAAAAACAATTAATAATCATTCTTATGACATTAGTAATTGCATCAAGAACAACTACTGAAAGTTTAGTTTGTATTCTTTGTGAATATAACAATTTAGATAATGAAATAAAAAATAAAATGATTGATGAATTTTGGCTTATGCATAATGTGGATCATTTAGTAAGACTTTGTGCATCAACAAAATATTTAACAAGAGTAGCAAATGAAGATATTTCTTTTGATGATTTACATTTAAAAAAAGATGAACAAATTATAATTGATGTTTATAAAGCAAATAGAGATACATCTTTTTATGAAAATAACATTGATTTTTCACAACTTTCAAATAAAGAAAATTCACATATTGGATTTGGAGGTGGCTCACATATTTGCTCAGGCTTACATTTTGCAAAACTAGTTATAATAGCTACCATCCCTAGATTTTTCAATAAAATAAAACAGTTTAAATATGATAAAAATAAAATTACATATCAATTTTCTACTTTTGCTAAAAGAGCAAAAAGTTGTCCAATAACTTTTGATAATTAA